A portion of the Stigmatella aurantiaca DW4/3-1 genome contains these proteins:
- a CDS encoding GNAT family N-acetyltransferase — MRASSFSRSTPPNDELRLVPVKAEGIRQPELRRRAKEGGATAVTKLYLAVLGVEEVGLLSVDVHVKDFYIYEIYVVRRCRRNRIGSYLLAQAERIAVEHGHPVAQLKPHALDPEHVGRDVLVEWYRGCGYVPISQGDSEFWLKRLAI, encoded by the coding sequence ATGCGCGCATCCTCTTTTAGCAGGAGCACACCTCCCAATGATGAGTTGAGACTTGTTCCAGTAAAAGCCGAGGGCATACGGCAGCCAGAACTTCGAAGGCGTGCCAAGGAAGGCGGAGCGACTGCAGTTACGAAGCTTTACTTGGCGGTTCTAGGGGTCGAAGAGGTTGGGCTTCTATCTGTTGATGTTCATGTTAAGGACTTCTATATTTATGAGATTTATGTTGTGAGGCGGTGCCGCCGGAATCGCATCGGCTCCTATCTATTGGCGCAGGCTGAGAGAATAGCTGTCGAGCACGGCCACCCAGTTGCTCAGCTTAAGCCGCATGCCCTCGACCCCGAACATGTCGGTCGGGATGTCCTTGTTGAGTGGTATCGTGGCTGTGGATATGTGCCAATCTCGCAAGGGGACTCAGAGTTTTGGCTCAAGCGGTTGGCCATTTGA
- a CDS encoding transporter, with amino-acid sequence MPVIVMLIASCFVLAFMGWVMRLGYPGAVLGVGALAGSIAIFRKKDSKHRSAAVIGAIASGIVVFGAIGNGNEKSRSEAAKAASIDAARQKAEASRAHEEDVSSRIAALVASTAPQEAVDLCNSFGDVGAIPEKSRAGCGAAYLAKGRESLAAAKLAEAVPLLERASALAPSNADVATTLLSARELRSKEDFKVKGPEVSAGLARAVAHAKAKEWEAAEAELNAADATLKGFEGLEVAKSKEWSTLSGQAAQQRKRIQPGLEKIHLQRAAEKLMVEMRGEKPKNSGWDGSVLEVKQYLRQVMNDPDSYEHVSTSAPVARDAYWIVKSSFRGKNAFGGKVLNTRYFFIQRGQVVRVEE; translated from the coding sequence ATGCCCGTCATTGTCATGCTCATCGCCTCCTGCTTCGTGCTGGCCTTCATGGGCTGGGTCATGAGGCTTGGATACCCTGGAGCGGTGCTGGGAGTGGGCGCCCTCGCTGGGTCCATCGCAATCTTCAGGAAGAAGGACTCCAAGCACCGCAGCGCTGCCGTCATTGGCGCAATTGCTTCTGGCATTGTCGTCTTCGGCGCCATCGGGAACGGGAACGAGAAGTCGCGCAGCGAGGCTGCGAAGGCGGCCTCCATCGACGCGGCACGGCAGAAGGCGGAAGCAAGTCGCGCTCATGAAGAGGACGTGTCCTCGCGCATTGCTGCGCTGGTTGCGTCGACGGCTCCCCAGGAGGCCGTCGACCTCTGCAACAGCTTTGGGGACGTCGGAGCCATCCCCGAGAAAAGCCGTGCCGGCTGCGGTGCGGCGTACCTTGCCAAGGGCCGCGAGTCGCTGGCCGCCGCGAAGCTTGCCGAGGCCGTACCCCTCCTGGAGCGGGCGAGTGCCCTAGCTCCAAGCAACGCAGACGTGGCGACCACGCTCTTGAGTGCGAGGGAGCTGCGCAGCAAGGAGGACTTCAAGGTCAAGGGGCCGGAGGTCTCCGCCGGGTTGGCGCGTGCAGTGGCTCATGCCAAGGCGAAGGAATGGGAGGCGGCGGAGGCGGAGCTGAACGCTGCTGACGCCACCCTGAAGGGGTTCGAGGGACTCGAGGTCGCCAAGTCGAAGGAGTGGAGCACCCTGTCGGGCCAGGCCGCCCAGCAACGGAAGCGCATCCAGCCGGGGTTGGAGAAAATCCATCTCCAGCGCGCGGCCGAGAAGCTGATGGTGGAGATGCGCGGGGAGAAGCCTAAGAACTCAGGCTGGGATGGCTCCGTGCTGGAGGTGAAGCAGTACCTCCGGCAGGTGATGAATGACCCCGACAGTTACGAGCATGTCTCGACGTCGGCTCCTGTTGCCCGCGATGCCTACTGGATTGTGAAGAGCTCCTTCCGCGGGAAGAATGCCTTCGGAGGGAAGGTCCTCAACACGAGGTACTTCTTCATCCAGCGGGGGCAGGTTGTCCGCGTGGAGGAGTAG
- a CDS encoding RsmB/NOP family class I SAM-dependent RNA methyltransferase has product MHLQPWSALAGIAPLTGDVLDRILSGTPAERVLDRALREHRALSREQRRALKEAAFNVGLWRRRLAFLLGRPESSAPWLLYAFLHGLVGIPPHEAAAWSGVDAPVELVPDAPPSLALRASLPDWLAHHFAHEWGPEAEDFCAHLNVPGPITLRVNRLRISREDLASRLRSEGVQTRPGLWSPWALHIEGERPNLYGLKALQEGLFEVQDEGSQLLGLLVEARPGETVLDLCAGAGGKTLQLGAAMENQGPLLAYDPDAGRLDRLLQRCSRAGLSQVQVLRAPPGGLSVDRVLVDAPCSELGSLRRGPDLRFLKAPAVLEEFVPLQRELLALAGAQVRPGGRLVYATCTVNRAENQERVAEFLRQRPDFRLTRPGAGWLPDACLQDGFFLCAPHRQGTDAFFAAVLERSG; this is encoded by the coding sequence TTGCACCTTCAGCCCTGGTCCGCCCTGGCCGGGATCGCCCCCCTGACCGGGGACGTCCTCGACCGCATCCTCTCGGGGACCCCCGCAGAGCGCGTTCTCGACCGTGCGCTGCGAGAGCACCGGGCCCTCTCCCGGGAGCAACGCCGGGCGCTCAAGGAGGCCGCCTTCAATGTCGGTCTGTGGCGGCGGCGGCTCGCCTTCCTCTTGGGGCGCCCGGAGTCCTCCGCCCCCTGGCTTCTCTATGCCTTCCTGCACGGCCTCGTGGGCATTCCCCCCCACGAGGCGGCTGCTTGGTCCGGTGTGGATGCTCCAGTGGAACTGGTCCCGGACGCTCCTCCCTCGCTTGCCCTGAGGGCGTCCCTTCCGGATTGGCTCGCTCACCACTTCGCCCATGAGTGGGGTCCAGAGGCGGAGGACTTCTGTGCCCACCTCAATGTTCCAGGTCCCATTACGCTCCGAGTCAATCGCCTTCGCATCTCGCGTGAAGACCTGGCGTCACGGCTGCGCTCCGAGGGGGTTCAGACCCGGCCAGGGCTCTGGAGCCCCTGGGCTCTCCACATCGAAGGGGAGCGGCCCAACCTCTATGGCCTCAAAGCACTCCAGGAGGGGCTCTTCGAGGTCCAGGACGAGGGCAGTCAGCTATTGGGCCTGCTCGTGGAGGCGCGTCCCGGAGAGACGGTGCTCGATCTGTGCGCGGGGGCAGGGGGCAAGACGCTCCAATTGGGCGCCGCCATGGAGAATCAAGGCCCGCTCCTGGCCTACGACCCGGATGCCGGACGGCTCGACCGGCTTCTGCAACGGTGTTCCCGGGCCGGACTGTCCCAGGTTCAGGTGCTCCGCGCGCCCCCCGGGGGGCTGAGCGTGGACCGGGTGCTCGTGGATGCGCCCTGCTCCGAGTTGGGCTCGCTGCGCCGGGGGCCTGACCTGCGTTTCCTGAAGGCTCCAGCCGTCTTGGAGGAATTCGTTCCCCTCCAGCGGGAACTGTTGGCCCTGGCGGGGGCGCAGGTGCGTCCAGGTGGGCGGCTGGTCTATGCCACCTGCACGGTCAACCGTGCCGAGAATCAGGAGCGCGTCGCCGAGTTTCTGCGCCAGCGGCCGGACTTCCGGCTCACTCGGCCTGGGGCCGGGTGGCTTCCGGACGCGTGTCTCCAGGACGGGTTTTTCCTCTGCGCCCCCCACCGGCAGGGCACGGATGCGTTCTTCGCGGCCGTCCTGGAGCGCTCGGGGTAG
- a CDS encoding S66 peptidase family protein, whose translation MKAPVRWQKPLPLRPRDTVHVVAPAGPFDKAGFEAGLAIIGQRYSPVYGPDLFSSHRYLAGQDSRRREELSRVLRDPQGRAIFAARGGYGSMRLLPGLPLAEAGPSALVGFSDITALHLALQAKGWVSLHGPVLTQLGKQPPEVHERLFQLLESPAPAPPLSGTDTYVAGTAEGPLLGGNLAVLTCLVGTPYLPSFEGAVLLLEDVGERPYRLDRMWTQLRLAGLFQQVRGIVLGDFTACEEKGAEYTSAEVLRSLAQEEGLPCAAGFPIGHGALNFPVPLGVTVRLEADKAQLSFLEGAVRE comes from the coding sequence ATGAAGGCGCCCGTGCGTTGGCAGAAGCCGCTTCCCCTTCGTCCTCGAGACACCGTTCACGTTGTTGCCCCCGCGGGTCCCTTCGACAAGGCCGGGTTCGAAGCGGGTCTGGCCATCATCGGGCAGCGCTATTCGCCCGTGTATGGTCCTGACCTCTTCTCGTCCCACCGGTACCTCGCGGGCCAGGACTCACGGCGCCGGGAAGAGCTCTCCCGGGTCTTGAGGGATCCCCAGGGCCGCGCGATCTTCGCCGCCCGGGGAGGCTACGGGAGCATGCGCCTGTTGCCGGGGCTCCCCCTCGCGGAGGCCGGTCCCTCGGCCCTCGTTGGCTTCTCGGACATCACCGCGTTGCACCTCGCCCTTCAGGCGAAGGGCTGGGTCTCCCTGCACGGCCCCGTGCTGACCCAGCTGGGCAAGCAGCCTCCCGAGGTTCACGAGCGCCTCTTTCAACTCCTGGAGTCCCCCGCGCCCGCCCCCCCCCTCTCTGGGACGGACACCTATGTGGCGGGGACCGCCGAAGGCCCACTGCTGGGGGGCAACCTCGCCGTTCTGACCTGCTTGGTGGGGACACCGTACCTGCCCTCGTTCGAGGGGGCCGTGCTCCTGCTCGAGGATGTCGGCGAGCGCCCCTACCGGTTGGATCGCATGTGGACCCAACTGCGGCTGGCGGGGCTCTTCCAGCAGGTGCGGGGCATCGTCCTGGGCGACTTCACCGCGTGCGAGGAGAAGGGCGCGGAGTACACCAGCGCGGAGGTGCTGCGCTCGCTCGCCCAGGAGGAAGGGCTGCCCTGCGCGGCGGGTTTCCCCATTGGCCATGGGGCGCTGAACTTTCCTGTCCCCCTGGGCGTCACCGTCCGCTTGGAGGCAGACAAGGCCCAGCTCTCCTTCCTGGAAGGGGCGGTGCGCGAATGA
- a CDS encoding serine hydrolase domain-containing protein, which translates to MSVIGGLQSVLEEAVELKVFPAAQAVVLHRGVQVFGGVAGAATGDTRFDLASLTKVLCTAPLFLRLWTDGKLGPETRVERFFPGSPVGEAGATVADLLYHRSGLPPFVPFFAQALTSTPELLDPACPPSVRARAREALVQAAASTPLAAPCRTRTAYSDVGFILLGEILSRAAGAPLEILFLRHIAEPLGLGTRFHRLSELPTDGKTAPTGATRPREPAPGQEGLWADVPSRASPPGEVDDDNAWVMDGVSGHAGLFGTAVDVARFGQAVLEGCAGNATLAPGPLWHRALATDPLVPGSTRSMGFDSPSLEHSSAGHFIGNTPPGAVGHLGFTGTSLWVDLRRALVVALVTNRVAHGRQETRIRDFRPVFHDLVIEALGLERLDEPKQGNHG; encoded by the coding sequence ATGAGTGTCATCGGTGGCCTCCAGTCCGTCCTCGAAGAGGCCGTGGAGCTCAAGGTCTTCCCGGCCGCTCAGGCCGTCGTGCTCCACCGCGGCGTCCAGGTGTTTGGAGGCGTGGCCGGCGCAGCCACGGGCGACACGCGGTTTGACCTGGCCTCGCTCACCAAGGTGCTCTGCACGGCCCCGCTCTTCCTGCGCCTCTGGACGGACGGCAAGCTGGGCCCGGAGACGCGGGTGGAGCGTTTCTTTCCCGGCTCGCCCGTCGGGGAGGCCGGAGCCACCGTGGCCGACCTGCTGTACCACCGCTCGGGGCTTCCTCCCTTTGTGCCCTTCTTCGCCCAGGCGCTCACCTCGACCCCAGAGCTGCTCGATCCGGCCTGCCCCCCGTCGGTCCGGGCCCGGGCGCGCGAGGCGCTCGTCCAGGCCGCCGCGAGCACCCCGCTCGCCGCCCCCTGCCGTACCCGGACCGCCTACAGCGACGTGGGGTTCATCCTCCTGGGGGAGATCCTCTCCCGCGCGGCCGGAGCTCCGCTGGAGATTCTCTTTCTCCGTCATATCGCTGAGCCGCTGGGGCTCGGGACGCGCTTCCACCGCCTCTCGGAGTTGCCCACGGACGGCAAGACCGCTCCCACCGGCGCCACCCGTCCCCGGGAGCCCGCTCCCGGTCAGGAGGGCTTGTGGGCAGACGTGCCGAGCCGGGCCAGCCCTCCCGGCGAGGTGGACGACGACAATGCCTGGGTGATGGACGGTGTGAGCGGGCACGCGGGGCTCTTTGGCACCGCGGTGGACGTGGCCCGCTTCGGGCAAGCGGTGCTGGAGGGGTGCGCGGGCAATGCCACCCTCGCGCCCGGGCCCCTGTGGCACCGCGCGCTCGCCACGGATCCGCTCGTGCCCGGCAGCACGCGGTCCATGGGCTTCGACTCCCCCTCGTTGGAGCACTCCAGCGCGGGCCACTTCATTGGCAACACCCCGCCAGGCGCCGTGGGGCACCTGGGCTTCACCGGGACCAGCCTCTGGGTGGACCTGCGCCGTGCCCTGGTGGTGGCGCTCGTCACCAACCGGGTGGCCCATGGGCGCCAGGAGACCCGTATCCGCGACTTCCGCCCCGTCTTCCACGACCTGGTGATAGAGGCGTTGGGCCTCGAGAGACTCGACGAACCGAAGCAAGGGAATCATGGCTGA
- the mpl gene encoding UDP-N-acetylmuramate:L-alanyl-gamma-D-glutamyl-meso-diaminopimelate ligase, which produces MADDNGNVLETLAPGAVRRIHLLGVAGTGMGSFAGMLKAAGYEVTGSDENVYPPMSDMLKAWGIPVVTPYRPENLDAAKPDLAIIGNVIRRVNPEATEVRARRLPQMSFPAALGALFLKQSHSVVVAGTHGKTTTSSLMAHVLVDAGKDPSFLVGGVTQNYAGNYRVGKGPHFVVEGDEYDTAYWDKGSKFLHYQPRTAILTSVEFDHADIFRDLPHYEATFEKFVRLIPPEGQLVVCAAYPNALRIAGGTRARVVTYVAREGAQADYTPRKVSFGAEGARFEVVERGTVLGTARMELTGLHNVENALSVIAAARGLGLSFEEIARGLSSFRGVKRRQEVRGEPGGILVVDDFAHHPTAVRETIAAIRQRYPERRLWALFEPRSNTSRRNIHQEDYAHAFTGAARASLKVPERHDKVPTHEELDVPRLCEALKAQGIQADHASDVPSLLERVTREALRGDVLLVMSNGAFGGFIDKVLAALQARGGEG; this is translated from the coding sequence ATGGCTGACGACAACGGAAACGTTCTGGAGACCCTCGCGCCGGGGGCCGTGCGCCGCATCCACCTGCTGGGCGTGGCGGGCACGGGCATGGGCTCCTTCGCGGGCATGCTCAAGGCGGCGGGCTACGAGGTGACCGGGAGCGACGAGAACGTCTATCCCCCCATGAGCGACATGCTCAAGGCGTGGGGCATTCCCGTCGTCACCCCCTATCGCCCGGAAAACCTGGATGCGGCCAAGCCCGACCTCGCCATCATCGGCAACGTCATCCGCCGGGTGAACCCCGAGGCCACCGAGGTGCGGGCCCGCCGCCTGCCGCAGATGAGCTTCCCCGCGGCGCTCGGTGCCCTCTTCCTCAAGCAGTCCCACTCGGTGGTGGTGGCCGGGACCCACGGCAAGACGACCACCTCCTCGCTGATGGCCCACGTGCTGGTGGACGCGGGAAAGGATCCGTCCTTCCTGGTGGGCGGTGTCACCCAGAACTACGCGGGCAACTACCGCGTGGGCAAGGGGCCGCACTTCGTCGTGGAGGGGGATGAGTACGACACGGCCTACTGGGACAAGGGTTCCAAGTTCCTGCACTACCAGCCTCGCACCGCCATCCTGACCAGCGTGGAGTTTGACCACGCGGACATCTTCCGGGACCTGCCGCACTACGAGGCCACCTTCGAGAAGTTCGTCCGGCTCATTCCTCCAGAGGGGCAACTCGTGGTGTGCGCCGCGTACCCGAACGCGCTGCGCATCGCGGGCGGCACGCGGGCCCGGGTGGTCACCTATGTGGCCCGGGAAGGCGCGCAGGCGGATTACACCCCCCGGAAGGTCTCCTTCGGCGCCGAGGGCGCCCGCTTCGAGGTGGTGGAGCGGGGCACGGTGCTGGGCACGGCGCGGATGGAGCTCACGGGCCTCCACAACGTGGAGAACGCGCTGAGCGTCATCGCCGCGGCGCGGGGGCTGGGGCTCTCGTTCGAGGAGATTGCCCGGGGGCTCTCCAGCTTCCGCGGGGTGAAGCGCCGCCAGGAGGTGCGCGGTGAGCCCGGCGGCATCCTGGTCGTGGACGACTTCGCGCACCATCCCACCGCCGTCCGGGAGACGATCGCCGCCATCCGCCAGCGCTACCCCGAGCGGCGGCTGTGGGCCCTCTTCGAGCCGCGCTCCAACACCAGCCGCCGCAACATCCACCAGGAGGACTATGCCCACGCCTTCACCGGCGCGGCCCGGGCCAGCCTCAAGGTGCCCGAGCGCCATGACAAGGTGCCCACCCACGAGGAGCTGGACGTGCCCCGGCTCTGCGAGGCGTTGAAGGCACAGGGCATCCAGGCGGACCATGCCTCCGACGTGCCGTCACTCCTGGAGCGCGTGACCCGTGAGGCCCTCCGGGGCGACGTGCTGCTGGTGATGAGCAATGGCGCCTTTGGAGGATTCATCGACAAGGTGCTCGCGGCGCTTCAGGCGCGGGGCGGAGAGGGTTAG
- a CDS encoding TlpA family protein disulfide reductase: protein MRSVLGASVVLALAGCARNPALPPLVEDGQTQRAALTGTSTSKEGPLHFEVKRYPGGEPYSVASDRGSVVLLDVWATWCEPCRDSLPLYEQIAKEYGPRGLKVYALNVDEDERAIPAFLAETKVALPILVDVNAAVAEKTLKVRMMPSTFLVDRQGVVRFVHEGFAEEFLQKYQTEIEQLLAERGE from the coding sequence ATGCGCTCGGTTCTCGGAGCTTCGGTCGTCCTGGCGCTGGCGGGGTGTGCGCGAAACCCCGCCCTTCCGCCGCTCGTCGAGGATGGACAGACCCAGCGGGCAGCACTCACCGGCACGAGCACGTCCAAAGAGGGGCCGCTGCACTTCGAGGTGAAGCGCTACCCGGGCGGGGAGCCCTACAGCGTGGCCAGCGACCGGGGCAGCGTGGTGCTGCTGGATGTGTGGGCCACGTGGTGCGAGCCATGCCGGGATTCCCTGCCGCTCTACGAGCAGATCGCCAAGGAATATGGCCCGAGAGGCCTCAAGGTGTATGCGCTGAACGTGGATGAGGACGAGCGCGCCATTCCCGCCTTCCTGGCGGAGACGAAGGTGGCGCTTCCCATTCTCGTGGACGTCAACGCGGCGGTGGCGGAGAAGACGCTGAAGGTGCGGATGATGCCCTCCACGTTCCTGGTGGACCGCCAGGGGGTGGTGCGCTTCGTTCATGAGGGCTTCGCGGAGGAGTTCCTCCAGAAGTACCAGACGGAAATCGAACAGCTCCTCGCCGAGCGAGGGGAGTGA
- a CDS encoding inositol monophosphatase family protein — protein sequence MEQETPAALRRIAEEAARLGGRILAERFLGERIIELKGSTSNLVTDADKASEEALLAFLRARYPRHAILAEESGVSQGTGLRWLIDPLDGTTNYAHRVPHFCVSLAVEGPQGVLAGVVYDPMLDELFSAARGEGATLNGRPLRASETTEMERALLCTGFPYDVRERPEGPVGLFSRIVRRAQGIRRTGSAALDLAYVAAGRFDGFFEFGLKPWDIGAGSLLVQEAGGRMAQIDGLPFDVMRGDVLASAPGLAVELQEECLLFLQELGRVPRA from the coding sequence ATGGAGCAGGAGACGCCCGCGGCGCTGCGCCGCATCGCCGAAGAGGCTGCCCGGCTCGGGGGCCGGATCCTCGCCGAGCGCTTTCTGGGAGAGCGCATCATCGAGCTCAAGGGCAGCACCTCGAACCTGGTGACCGACGCGGACAAGGCCTCCGAGGAAGCGCTGCTCGCGTTCCTGCGCGCGCGCTATCCGCGCCACGCCATCCTGGCCGAGGAGAGCGGCGTCTCCCAGGGCACGGGCCTTCGGTGGCTCATCGATCCGCTGGATGGGACGACGAACTACGCGCACCGCGTCCCGCATTTCTGCGTCAGCCTGGCCGTGGAGGGGCCGCAGGGGGTGCTGGCTGGGGTGGTGTACGACCCGATGCTGGATGAGCTCTTCTCGGCGGCCCGGGGCGAGGGGGCCACGCTCAACGGACGGCCCTTGAGGGCCAGTGAGACGACGGAGATGGAGCGGGCCCTGCTGTGCACGGGGTTTCCCTATGACGTGCGCGAGCGGCCCGAAGGCCCCGTGGGCCTCTTCAGCCGCATCGTCCGCCGCGCTCAGGGCATCCGCCGCACGGGGAGCGCCGCGTTGGACCTCGCCTATGTGGCGGCCGGGCGCTTCGACGGCTTCTTCGAGTTTGGCCTCAAGCCCTGGGACATTGGCGCGGGGTCGCTGCTGGTGCAGGAGGCGGGCGGGCGGATGGCGCAGATCGACGGCCTCCCCTTCGATGTGATGCGCGGAGATGTGCTGGCCAGTGCGCCCGGGTTGGCGGTCGAGCTCCAGGAGGAGTGCCTTCTGTTCCTCCAGGAGTTGGGCCGGGTGCCTCGTGCCTAG
- a CDS encoding polysaccharide biosynthesis/export family protein: MRLCPALLLSLVLATVLACRSAAPVPNLPLPSEQEARRAASASNTLGAGDVVEVRVFQEPDHSGIWRVSPEGTIDYPLCGKVTLEGRTSSTAADVLRECLARYLRNPQVAVLIREYNSKKIFVFGEVQKPGTFPYDGEMTIIQAITLAGGFTKLAAKNSTNVTRRVDGQERKIRVPVEDIGVGREKNFLLQPGDIIFIPESFF, from the coding sequence ATGCGCCTCTGCCCTGCCCTCCTGCTGTCCCTGGTGCTTGCCACGGTGCTGGCCTGCCGCTCGGCGGCCCCCGTGCCCAACCTGCCGCTGCCCTCGGAGCAGGAGGCCCGCAGGGCCGCCAGCGCGAGCAACACCCTGGGCGCCGGAGACGTGGTGGAAGTGCGCGTCTTCCAGGAGCCGGACCACTCGGGCATCTGGCGCGTGTCGCCCGAGGGCACCATCGACTATCCCCTGTGCGGCAAAGTGACGCTGGAGGGGCGCACCTCCAGCACCGCCGCGGATGTGCTGCGCGAATGCCTGGCCCGCTACCTGCGCAATCCCCAGGTGGCCGTGCTCATCCGCGAGTACAACTCCAAGAAGATCTTCGTCTTCGGAGAGGTCCAGAAGCCCGGCACGTTCCCCTACGACGGGGAGATGACCATCATCCAGGCCATCACCCTGGCGGGCGGCTTCACCAAGCTGGCGGCGAAGAACAGCACCAACGTGACGCGGCGGGTGGACGGGCAGGAGCGGAAGATCCGCGTGCCGGTGGAGGACATCGGCGTGGGCCGGGAGAAGAACTTCCTGCTCCAACCCGGCGACATCATCTTCATCCCGGAGAGCTTCTTCTAG
- a CDS encoding AgmX/PglI C-terminal domain-containing protein: MASPQPQHSKLLRVGIIQGDRILEERHVLREDITIGHDGKNTLILPPHDDRPAKFALFENRNNQYQLVFDDTMQGRIHQGTSDVDLTRLRKQGLAQERGPVYVLPLEDTARGKVEVGDITLFFQFIPPPETEKPQLPPGVKGGAWKTMDRVFFGILATSLLLHLAWGLFIVSAAPPPEPELSLDELEDRFVRAEIIPQKLLREEPVAEKPQPSSEDKPEKPTDKKDPEEAKPTTPRPTNQAEQRAELVKKVSSKGLLKILGASGDGSGGGAFADILGSGTGGNEIAEALAGAGGVGVATTESVAAGGPRGGGTGSVASIGEVGTRGGGNVDLGAKKEVAVVGRVKEAAPEVDSGDVDREALSRYIRARLKAIQGCYEKELKRNPSLKGKVVVRFTIKPSGRTSDIDIEENTLGNEAVGSCIRTVIRSWVFPFKPEDEVSVAYPFLLSPTG; the protein is encoded by the coding sequence ATGGCGTCTCCTCAGCCTCAGCACAGCAAGCTGTTGCGCGTCGGCATCATCCAAGGCGACCGCATCCTCGAAGAGCGGCACGTCCTGCGCGAGGACATCACCATCGGGCACGATGGGAAGAACACCCTCATCCTGCCGCCCCACGACGACCGGCCCGCGAAGTTCGCCCTCTTCGAGAACCGCAACAACCAGTACCAGCTCGTGTTCGACGACACGATGCAGGGCCGGATTCACCAGGGCACCTCCGACGTGGACCTCACCCGGCTGCGCAAGCAGGGTCTGGCCCAGGAGCGCGGCCCGGTCTACGTGCTGCCGCTGGAAGACACGGCGCGCGGCAAGGTGGAGGTGGGGGACATCACCCTCTTCTTCCAGTTCATCCCCCCGCCGGAGACCGAGAAGCCCCAGCTTCCCCCCGGCGTGAAGGGCGGTGCCTGGAAGACGATGGACCGCGTCTTCTTCGGCATCCTCGCCACCTCGCTCCTGCTGCACCTGGCGTGGGGCCTGTTCATCGTCTCCGCGGCCCCCCCGCCCGAGCCCGAGCTGTCGCTGGATGAGCTGGAAGACCGCTTCGTCCGGGCGGAGATCATCCCCCAGAAGCTCCTCCGGGAAGAGCCGGTGGCCGAGAAGCCCCAGCCGAGCTCCGAGGACAAGCCCGAGAAGCCCACCGACAAGAAAGACCCCGAAGAGGCCAAGCCCACCACCCCGCGCCCCACGAACCAGGCCGAGCAGCGCGCGGAGCTGGTCAAGAAGGTCTCCAGCAAGGGGCTCCTGAAGATCCTCGGCGCCTCGGGCGATGGCAGCGGTGGCGGCGCGTTCGCGGACATCCTCGGCAGCGGCACCGGAGGCAATGAGATCGCCGAGGCGCTGGCGGGCGCGGGCGGCGTGGGCGTGGCCACCACCGAATCCGTGGCGGCGGGAGGCCCCCGGGGCGGTGGAACCGGCAGCGTGGCGAGCATTGGCGAGGTGGGCACGCGCGGTGGTGGAAACGTGGACCTGGGCGCCAAGAAAGAAGTGGCGGTGGTGGGCCGGGTCAAGGAAGCAGCCCCCGAAGTGGACAGCGGGGACGTGGACCGGGAGGCCCTGTCGCGCTACATCCGGGCCCGCCTCAAAGCCATCCAGGGGTGCTACGAGAAAGAGCTCAAGCGCAACCCCAGCCTCAAGGGCAAGGTGGTGGTGCGCTTCACCATCAAGCCCTCGGGCCGCACGAGCGACATCGACATCGAGGAAAACACCCTGGGCAACGAGGCGGTGGGCAGTTGCATCCGCACCGTCATTCGCAGCTGGGTCTTTCCCTTCAAGCCCGAAGACGAAGTCTCCGTCGCTTACCCTTTCCTCCTGTCCCCAACAGGCTAG